The Salvia miltiorrhiza cultivar Shanhuang (shh) chromosome 1, IMPLAD_Smil_shh, whole genome shotgun sequence genome has a window encoding:
- the LOC131013977 gene encoding uncharacterized protein LOC131013977 has translation MPPRRAPRNNVGTANEPPRRVEELFLKQSPPTFNGTGNPTDAEIWIRAMERIFDFLYCSDQERLSCVAFQLTGSADFWWETKKRAMTLEQLENLTWEDFKTEIHDKYIPKSYRKKKETEFFNLKQNKMSVTEYDRAFCDMSRYAPHLIDTDEKMAEKFRSGLRHEIKMALAGHGNLTHSEALSRALDVEAAMPEDRPTQTQASGNNDRGKRKWDGNNNNNRGYYNNQDNKRPWQGNIMPQGQWQGRPVNPGSAGNNQGQLRAPLCPKCSKSHHGICLAGSNTCFKCGQKGHFARDCQGKPQGGMRGPNQPGQVQPLRAIQGQQLLYPPPQQQYRPAARPPQIPQARAYALHKNKQGNNQGNLAGMGTLLDTPVILLFDTGASHSFIASVCVKTLKLQPEKTNQDLRISSPIGGIAVVTHACSYLELTIGSFKEGTL, from the exons ATGCCTCCCAGAAGAGCCCCGAGAAACAATGTGGGAACCGCAAACGAACCTCCACGAAGGGTTgaggaactttttcttaaacagagcccgccaacattcaacgggaccggcaacccgactgatgccgaaatctggattagagcaatggaaaggattttcgactttctttactgttctgaccaagagagactctcttgtgttgcattccaactaactgggtcggcagatttttggtgggaaaccaagaagagggcaatgaccctcgaacaattggaaaacctgacttgggaagacttcaagACGGAGATCCACGATAAAtacattcccaagagctacagaaagaagaaagagacggagtttttcaatctgaaacaaaacaagatgtccgtgacggaatacgatcgcgctttctgcgacatgtctcgctatgcccctcatctgatcgacactgatgaaaagatggccgagaagtttcgttcaggccttaggcatgagatcaagatggcgcttgctggtcatggtaatctcacccactctgaggcacttagcagagccctggatgttgaagcagccatgcctgaagaccgcccaacccagactcaagcttcgggaaacaacgatcgtgggaagagaaaatgggatggcaacaacaacaataataggggttactacaacaaccaagataacaagaggccatggcaaggaaacatAATGCCACAAGGGCAATGGCAAGGACGACCAGTCAATCCAGGATCAGCTGGAAACAATCAGGGCCAGCTCAGGGCACCTTTGTGTCCCAAATGCTCCAAGTCACATCACGGCATATGCTTGGCTGGCAGCAATACctgctttaagtgtggccagaagggccattttgccagAGACTGCCAAGGAAAACCACAAGGAGGAATGAGAGGGCCGAATCAGCCGGGCCAAGTACAACCACTCAGGGCTATCCAAGGCCAACAGTTACTCTACCCACCACCACAGCAGCAGTATCGACCTGCGGCACGTCCACCGCAAATTCCACAGGCAAGAGCCTATGCCTTGCACAAGAATAAGCAAGGAAACAACCAAGGGaatttggcaggtatgggcacattacttgacacacctgttatacttctgttcgacacgggtgcctcgcattcttttattgcaagtgtatgtgtaaaaactttaaagctccaacctgaaaagactaatcaggacttgagaatttcttcaccaataggaggaataGCAGTAGTAACACATGCTTGCTCGTACCTAGAACTGACCATAGGATCGTTTAAG GAAGGGACGCTTTGA